A genomic window from Prochlorococcus sp. RS04 includes:
- the htpG gene encoding molecular chaperone HtpG, protein MEKGEIRINTENIFPIIKKAVYSDHEIFLRELVSNGVDAISKRRMASMAGDCENTEEAQVKITINREKNTLTISDNGIGMNDEEIKKYINQVAFSSAEEFLTKYKKDNDEFIGHFGLGFYSSFMVADRVDILTKSAIGESKAFKWSCDGSPNFTLEESERETIGTDVILHLLEEEKEFIEPERIKSLIKKYCDFMPIDVSLEGETINKKNPPWRKQPSELKDEDYIELYKYLYPFQGDPLLWIHLNTDYPYDIQGILYFPKLSGRADWEKGEIKLFCNQVFVSDSIKEIVPKYLLPLRGVIDSTDIPLNVSRSALQTDRKVRSISSFISKKIANKLKDLIKNSPEFYAEIWDSISAFIKIGAIEDDKFAELVKNSIIFETIINSEKDVTKDIENKSLIKSNDKYFTTLANYKERNNLTDSKKIIYCSDSIAQSSALNICLSDNKEVIKSDPLIDAQFLPWLESKNEDYQFQRVDSEINELEDKESKEIVDKDGKSNTENLRDTIVKALNNEKVTVKVQSLSSKGAPPAMILLPEQMRRINDMGAYMEQKMPGLPEYHVLLINKEHPLIVGLNKITGNKIIIDKKDPIENPLASKIANHVYDMAKLSVGGLDQEQIINLQNNNADLISELLNSTN, encoded by the coding sequence AATTATAAAAAAGGCAGTATATTCTGACCATGAAATCTTTTTAAGAGAACTTGTTAGTAACGGTGTTGACGCAATTAGTAAAAGAAGAATGGCCTCTATGGCAGGTGATTGCGAGAATACTGAGGAGGCTCAAGTAAAAATAACAATTAACCGTGAAAAAAATACGTTAACAATTTCCGATAATGGAATTGGAATGAATGATGAAGAAATTAAGAAGTACATTAACCAAGTAGCATTCTCTAGCGCAGAAGAATTCCTAACAAAATACAAAAAAGATAATGATGAATTTATAGGTCATTTTGGACTAGGTTTTTATTCAAGTTTCATGGTTGCAGATAGAGTTGACATATTAACTAAATCAGCAATTGGAGAATCAAAAGCTTTCAAATGGTCTTGTGATGGATCTCCAAATTTCACTTTAGAGGAGTCAGAAAGAGAGACAATTGGTACAGATGTAATACTTCACCTACTTGAAGAAGAAAAAGAGTTTATTGAGCCTGAAAGGATTAAATCATTAATAAAAAAATATTGTGATTTTATGCCAATAGATGTCTCATTAGAGGGTGAAACAATTAATAAGAAAAATCCACCTTGGAGAAAACAACCTAGTGAATTAAAAGATGAAGATTATATTGAGTTATATAAATATCTTTATCCTTTTCAGGGAGATCCACTGTTATGGATACACCTAAATACCGATTATCCATATGACATACAAGGAATATTGTATTTTCCTAAATTGTCTGGTAGAGCTGATTGGGAAAAGGGAGAGATTAAACTATTTTGTAATCAAGTATTCGTAAGCGATTCAATAAAAGAGATTGTCCCAAAATACCTTTTACCTCTAAGAGGAGTAATTGACTCTACAGATATACCTTTAAATGTTAGTAGAAGCGCATTACAAACAGATAGAAAAGTAAGATCTATATCATCATTTATTTCAAAAAAAATTGCTAATAAACTAAAGGATTTAATAAAAAATTCTCCAGAATTTTATGCAGAAATTTGGGATTCTATCTCTGCTTTTATTAAAATTGGGGCGATCGAGGATGATAAATTTGCTGAATTAGTAAAAAACAGTATAATTTTTGAAACAATAATAAATTCTGAGAAAGACGTCACTAAAGATATTGAAAATAAAAGTCTTATCAAATCCAATGATAAATATTTCACGACTCTGGCAAATTACAAAGAACGAAATAACTTAACTGACTCTAAAAAAATTATTTACTGTTCAGATTCTATTGCTCAGTCAAGCGCATTAAATATCTGCTTATCTGATAACAAGGAAGTTATTAAATCAGATCCCTTAATTGATGCACAATTTCTTCCTTGGTTAGAAAGTAAAAACGAAGATTATCAGTTTCAAAGAGTTGATTCAGAAATAAATGAACTTGAAGATAAAGAATCTAAAGAAATTGTAGATAAGGATGGCAAATCAAATACAGAAAATCTTAGAGATACTATTGTAAAAGCACTTAACAACGAAAAAGTAACAGTTAAAGTTCAGTCACTTTCAAGTAAAGGTGCACCACCAGCGATGATTTTGCTTCCAGAGCAAATGAGAAGAATTAATGATATGGGTGCTTACATGGAACAAAAGATGCCTGGCTTGCCTGAATATCATGTGCTTTTAATTAACAAGGAACATCCTCTTATTGTTGGTCTTAATAAAATTACAGGCAATAAAATAATTATTGATAAAAAAGACCCTATAGAAAATCCATTGGCATCTAAAATTGCAAATCATGTTTACGATATGGCTAAACTATCAGTTGGTGGATTAGATCAAGAACAGATTATTAATTTACAAAATAATAACGCCGATTTAATTTCAGAATTGCTTAATTCAACAAATTGA
- the rpmB gene encoding 50S ribosomal protein L28 yields MSRVCELTGAKANNGMAVSHSHIRTKKLQQVNLQKRRLWWEEGKKWVNIKISTKALKSIQKVGLDKFAKSNGVDLKKF; encoded by the coding sequence ATGTCAAGAGTTTGCGAACTGACTGGAGCAAAAGCTAATAATGGGATGGCTGTAAGTCACTCACATATTCGTACAAAAAAATTGCAACAAGTTAATCTCCAAAAAAGGAGACTTTGGTGGGAAGAAGGGAAAAAATGGGTAAATATAAAAATTAGTACCAAAGCACTAAAATCTATACAAAAAGTTGGATTAGATAAATTTGCTAAATCAAATGGAGTTGATTTAAAAAAATTCTAA
- a CDS encoding peroxiredoxin: MRNLVVSILISFIVFITCNSAKAFDFAPEVGDNAPNFQLEGFNKKIKSKKIWELNDFQGKWLVMYFYPKDFTAGCTLEAKGFSELKKDFSKNNAEIVGISADNQDSHESFCSEKSINYTLLSDPDGIISDKYGSWIPPFSDRNTFLISPDGKISYRWISVLPINHAKEVLNVLKKKI; the protein is encoded by the coding sequence ATGAGAAATTTAGTTGTAAGTATATTAATATCATTTATTGTTTTTATTACTTGTAATTCGGCAAAAGCATTCGATTTTGCTCCAGAAGTAGGAGATAATGCCCCAAACTTTCAATTAGAAGGTTTTAATAAAAAAATAAAATCAAAAAAAATATGGGAATTAAATGATTTTCAAGGTAAGTGGCTTGTCATGTATTTTTATCCAAAGGACTTTACAGCAGGTTGCACTCTTGAAGCTAAAGGTTTTTCTGAATTAAAAAAGGATTTTTCAAAAAATAATGCCGAAATTGTTGGAATTAGTGCCGATAATCAAGATTCTCATGAAAGTTTCTGCAGCGAGAAGTCCATAAACTACACTTTATTATCTGATCCTGACGGAATTATTAGTGATAAATATGGTTCGTGGATTCCTCCATTCTCAGATAGAAATACTTTTTTAATTTCTCCAGATGGGAAAATTTCTTATAGATGGATTAGTGTATTACCTATAAATCATGCTAAAGAAGTTCTCAACGTTTTAAAGAAAAAAATTTAA
- a CDS encoding DUF2499 domain-containing protein produces MHELSFGTWLIHISSVIEWIVAIFVIKKISTYKKYNLFFWLSLAMVPNLIGAMCAITWHIYDNQENLYGLVSLQGIFTLIGNSTLALAAIKIFKEKETYE; encoded by the coding sequence TTGCACGAATTATCATTTGGAACTTGGTTAATACATATCTCATCAGTAATTGAATGGATTGTTGCTATATTTGTCATAAAAAAAATTTCTACATATAAAAAATATAATTTATTTTTTTGGTTAAGCCTCGCTATGGTCCCAAACTTAATAGGTGCTATGTGTGCGATCACTTGGCATATCTATGACAACCAGGAAAATCTTTATGGTCTTGTATCACTTCAAGGAATATTTACATTAATAGGAAATTCAACATTAGCCTTAGCAGCAATAAAGATTTTTAAAGAAAAAGAGAC